One part of the Rutidosis leptorrhynchoides isolate AG116_Rl617_1_P2 chromosome 1, CSIRO_AGI_Rlap_v1, whole genome shotgun sequence genome encodes these proteins:
- the LOC139888113 gene encoding F-box/kelch-repeat protein At3g06240-like, producing the protein MSDHIPFEIQTEIMKRFPVKSLMRFRSVSKPWKSLIDSSGFASDYSLRHTQRYLFIAYKDPHEIDRYVSIVDDDTFPDIFPEKISDMFAILPDSIKQNRATLVGSSQGLLCFCGSFCAIICNPSIGKSKSVEFTTPAVDVIFSERFFGFGICPNTNDPTLVKITFPHTLFEPRIWTIVVFSFKTGSVRSCSFSNLNNLLCKSLELSSLSECVDGFIYWCACNTDDNSWVIISFDMSNQEFGVIQLPDSFTRYKYVELSKHKESLVLIANDYYVADSDYDVWMMEGDDVTKLFKKLFTINSPDNHVADLVFTR; encoded by the coding sequence ATGTCCGACCATATACCATTTGAAATTCAAACTGAAATCATGAAAAGGTTTCCAGTGAAATCACTGATGCGATTCAGAAGTGTCTCGAAACCATGGAAATCATTGATCGATAGCTCTGGTTTTGCTTCTGATTACAGTCTCCGTCACACTCAACGATACTTATTTATAGCGTATAAAGATCCCCACGAGATTGATCGATATGTTTCAATTGTTGATGATGATACTTTTCCAGATATCTTTCCAGAAAAGATATCTGATATGTTTGCAATTCTTCCAGATTCTATTAAACAAAACCGAGCAACACTTGTGGGTAGCTCTCAAGGTTTGTTGTGTTTTTGTGGCTCTTTTTGTGCTATTATTTGCAATCCTTCCATTGGAAAATCAAAATCGGTTGAATTTACTACACCTGCTGTTGATGTTATTTTTAGTGAAAGGTTTTTTGGATTTGGAATTTGTCCAAATACTAATGACCCTACACTTGTCAAGATTACCTTTCCTCACACACTTTTTGAACCGCGAATTTGGACCATTGTCGTTTTTTCGTTTAAAACAGGGTCTGTGAGATCTTGTTCATTTAGCAATTTAAACAATCTGCTTTGTAAATCACTTGAACTTTCATCGTTGAGTGAATGTGTAGACGGGTTTATTTATTGGTGTGCTTGTAACACGGACGATAACTCCTGGGTAATTATTTCGTTTGATATGAGTAATCAAGAGTTTGGAGTTATACAACTTCCAGATAGTTTTACACGTTACAAATATGTGGAGTTGTCTAAGCACAAGGAGTCTCTTGTTTTGATTGCCAACGATTACTACGTTGCCGATTCTGATTATGATGTATGGATGATGGAGGGTGATGATGTTACGAAATTGTTTAAAAAGCTATTCACCATAAATTCACCCGATAATCATGTGGCGGATTTGGTATTCACCCGATAA